Proteins encoded within one genomic window of Borrelia parkeri:
- the flgK gene encoding flagellar hook-associated protein FlgK → MDSTFSGIEIGKKSLFAHKDAMNTIGHNLTNTSKPGYSRQRVIMKTEMPIYAPQLNRANKVGQLGQGIMVQSIERVRDDLLDIKIAEESHRLGYWSSKDKFISLLENVYNEPEEQSIRKRLNDFWDSWQDLSKQPQGLAERNIILERGQSFAEVVSSRFHSLKRIYTMANDEVKITTEEINNYLRNISDLNRQIAKAIAMKDHPNDLMDERDLIVDKLSNLISISIENKRDPNEFLIYVEGKHLIQGAIANEFILEAANGPTGTKWNVLWNNGEPANINTGKLGALINVRDNEIKNEINEIDNMAINITELVNEVHVSGHGLDQKNGRIFFDQEYKLTDERGRYDSNGDGQFDSVHIFKINSTNEIFPEENLGFSGILKFQAINKNDFIEIPYNATDTVQDVINKINNSNSQVTARINAEGKFEIKAIKEEENDSAIFRIKYIEDSGLFLTSYTGILNASGTEGAYNYQDVNTTNQLINTASYSIAPLKNPAAWLKVSREIAEDPSKIVSGIKTPTNNAPIGDNKAALRIASFVNSQIMIGKNATLNDYFANTASNIAIKGQTAEITKNSQEQILKSLTDLRLSISGVNKDEELANMIEFQQSFIAASKFITVSAELIDTIINKMGV, encoded by the coding sequence GAAATTGGAAAGAAAAGTTTATTTGCACACAAAGATGCTATGAACACAATTGGACATAATTTAACTAACACATCAAAACCCGGATATTCAAGACAAAGAGTTATAATGAAAACTGAAATGCCAATTTATGCTCCTCAATTAAATAGAGCAAATAAAGTTGGTCAACTAGGTCAAGGAATAATGGTTCAATCCATAGAGCGAGTAAGAGACGACTTGCTTGATATAAAAATAGCTGAAGAATCACATCGACTTGGCTATTGGAGTTCAAAAGACAAATTTATCTCTCTGCTTGAGAATGTATATAATGAACCGGAAGAACAATCAATCAGAAAAAGATTAAATGATTTTTGGGATAGCTGGCAAGATTTATCAAAACAGCCCCAAGGACTAGCTGAAAGAAATATTATATTAGAACGCGGACAATCTTTTGCAGAAGTAGTAAGCAGCAGATTTCATTCTCTTAAACGAATATACACAATGGCAAATGATGAAGTAAAAATTACTACTGAAGAGATAAATAACTACCTTAGGAATATCAGTGATCTTAATAGGCAAATTGCAAAAGCAATCGCCATGAAAGATCATCCAAATGATTTAATGGATGAAAGAGATTTAATAGTTGATAAACTAAGCAATTTAATTAGTATCTCCATAGAAAATAAGCGAGACCCTAATGAATTCTTAATTTATGTAGAAGGGAAACATCTCATTCAAGGTGCAATTGCAAATGAATTTATATTGGAAGCAGCCAATGGCCCTACAGGAACTAAATGGAATGTTTTATGGAATAATGGGGAACCGGCTAATATTAATACGGGAAAATTAGGGGCTCTGATTAATGTAAGAGATAACGAAATTAAAAACGAAATTAATGAGATAGATAACATGGCAATTAATATCACAGAGCTTGTCAATGAAGTTCATGTGTCAGGACACGGTCTTGATCAAAAAAACGGAAGAATTTTCTTCGACCAAGAATACAAGCTAACCGATGAGCGTGGACGATATGACAGCAATGGGGATGGTCAATTTGATTCTGTTCATATATTTAAAATAAATAGTACAAATGAAATTTTTCCAGAAGAAAATCTAGGATTTTCAGGAATACTCAAATTTCAAGCAATCAATAAAAATGATTTTATAGAAATACCCTACAATGCAACAGATACCGTTCAAGACGTAATAAATAAAATAAATAACTCCAACTCACAAGTCACTGCAAGAATTAATGCAGAAGGAAAATTTGAAATTAAGGCAATCAAAGAAGAAGAAAACGACAGTGCTATTTTTAGAATTAAATATATTGAAGATTCTGGACTATTTTTAACAAGTTACACAGGCATTTTAAATGCATCGGGAACTGAGGGTGCTTATAACTATCAAGACGTTAATACTACTAACCAACTAATAAATACAGCTAGCTACTCAATAGCTCCTCTCAAAAATCCAGCTGCATGGCTTAAAGTATCTAGAGAAATTGCAGAAGATCCATCAAAGATTGTATCGGGAATTAAAACTCCAACAAACAACGCTCCTATTGGAGACAATAAGGCAGCATTACGTATTGCATCTTTTGTAAACTCACAAATAATGATTGGAAAGAATGCAACACTAAATGACTACTTCGCAAACACAGCTTCCAATATTGCAATCAAAGGACAAACAGCAGAAATTACAAAAAATAGTCAAGAACAAATACTTAAAAGTTTAACTGATTTAAGACTATCAATATCTGGTGTAAATAAAGATGAAGAATTAGCAAACATGATAGAATTTCAACAATCATTTATCGCCGCAAGCAAATTCATCACCGTTTCTGCAGAATTAATAGATACAATCATAAATAAAATGGGGGTATAA
- a CDS encoding flagellar hook-associated protein 3, producing MINRVSHPLTYDNLKTSSTDKEVKITKLLGSLYQGGKRITNLRDDPTGVTHAIRLDSDIFKLNTYVKNINSAKGKLRYMEGYLQSLANILTRAKEITVQGASGTYKADDKKIIAKEINAILEDVLAIANVKGADGYSIFAGTKIDNEAFKVIRENRMNKLTQDKAETQIVRIDYNGNQAEQTTEIYNGIYIPNNYPGSEIFFSHNHYITSSKNVNGFIVKENTKIYIDNIEIALTAGDTAADIIAKINESSAPVEATLDRILNSMVIQTTIPHQIWITEEEGSTVLQELGILTQNNDTKEPPYNIANNTEVRNRTIFDSLIELRDNLEENKEEIIGSRSLAEIDASLNKIFATLADLGTKENRLDRSYERISKEIIDMRDDMVKYTDLDVTKAITELNMTSLAYQVSLGVSARIMQTTLLDFLK from the coding sequence ATGATAAACAGAGTAAGTCATCCTTTGACATATGATAACTTAAAAACATCTTCAACAGACAAAGAAGTAAAAATAACAAAACTTTTAGGAAGCCTATACCAAGGTGGCAAAAGAATTACAAATTTGCGAGACGATCCAACAGGTGTCACTCATGCAATAAGATTAGACAGTGATATATTTAAGCTTAATACCTATGTTAAAAATATCAACAGCGCCAAAGGAAAATTAAGATATATGGAAGGGTATTTACAATCCCTTGCAAATATTTTAACTCGTGCAAAAGAAATAACTGTCCAAGGTGCAAGCGGTACATACAAAGCTGATGATAAAAAGATAATAGCAAAAGAAATAAATGCAATACTTGAAGATGTCCTTGCAATAGCAAATGTAAAAGGAGCAGATGGATACAGCATATTTGCAGGAACTAAAATTGATAATGAAGCATTCAAAGTAATTAGAGAAAACAGGATGAACAAACTAACTCAAGACAAAGCAGAAACTCAAATAGTAAGAATAGACTACAATGGAAATCAAGCAGAACAAACAACTGAAATATATAATGGAATTTATATCCCAAATAACTATCCAGGAAGCGAAATATTTTTTTCTCACAATCATTACATAACATCATCAAAAAATGTTAATGGATTTATTGTCAAGGAAAACACAAAAATTTATATTGATAACATTGAAATAGCATTAACAGCAGGGGATACCGCTGCCGACATTATTGCCAAGATAAATGAATCATCTGCTCCTGTTGAAGCTACTCTTGATCGTATTTTAAATTCAATGGTTATACAAACAACAATACCTCACCAAATATGGATAACAGAAGAAGAAGGTTCAACAGTACTACAAGAACTAGGTATTCTAACTCAAAACAATGATACCAAAGAACCTCCTTATAATATTGCAAACAATACTGAGGTTAGAAATAGAACAATTTTTGATAGCTTAATTGAGTTAAGAGATAACCTAGAAGAAAATAAAGAAGAAATTATTGGAAGTAGAAGTTTAGCAGAAATTGATGCAAGTTTAAATAAAATTTTTGCAACATTAGCTGATCTTGGAACTAAAGAAAATAGGCTTGATCGAAGTTATGAAAGAATAAGTAAAGAAATAATAGATATGAGAGATGATATGGTTAAATATACCGATCTTGATGTCACAAAAGCAATAACGGAACTTAACATGACAAGTTTAGCTTATCAAGTATCTTTAGGGGTTTCCGCAAGGATCATGCAAACAACATTATTAGATTTTCTAAAATAA
- the fliW gene encoding flagellar assembly protein FliW: MKNEISIKFNFPEGILGFEEIKEFIIKDSEHKPFSIMQSINGEINFLVTSPFNFLEKYLPNIEEKDWLDIQTENEDEKVILCIINMHVKNYKEITANLKAPIILNKKKLIGKQAISTNEEHYLRYRVFKE; this comes from the coding sequence ATGAAAAACGAAATTAGTATAAAATTTAACTTTCCTGAAGGGATACTGGGATTTGAAGAGATTAAAGAATTTATAATCAAAGATTCTGAACACAAACCTTTCTCTATAATGCAATCGATAAACGGAGAAATAAATTTTTTAGTAACATCACCCTTTAATTTTTTAGAAAAATATTTGCCAAATATAGAGGAAAAAGATTGGTTAGATATCCAAACAGAAAATGAAGACGAAAAAGTCATACTATGTATAATTAACATGCATGTAAAAAACTATAAAGAAATAACGGCTAATTTAAAAGCTCCAATCATATTAAATAAAAAGAAATTAATTGGGAAACAAGCCATATCTACAAATGAAGAGCATTATCTTAGATATAGAGTCTTTAAGGAATAA
- the csrA gene encoding carbon storage regulator CsrA, with product MLVLSRKANESIKIDSNIEISILEIKKDSVKIAIKAPENIKILRSEIYDIIKEENKKSILQDKNNIHRIKNLFDYFSK from the coding sequence ATGCTAGTATTATCAAGAAAAGCAAACGAAAGCATAAAAATAGACTCTAACATTGAAATTTCAATATTAGAAATAAAAAAAGATAGCGTTAAAATAGCTATAAAAGCCCCTGAAAATATCAAAATACTTAGATCTGAAATCTATGACATCATCAAAGAAGAAAACAAAAAATCAATCTTACAAGATAAGAATAATATACATAGAATTAAAAATTTATTTGATTATTTTAGTAAATAA
- the tsaB gene encoding tRNA (adenosine(37)-N6)-threonylcarbamoyltransferase complex dimerization subunit type 1 TsaB produces the protein MMNTLAIEYSYKTLLIHFEINGEVFAIIKGKDKINYTLSIPKLFNDFVLECGIDLNKLDLLINSSGPGSFTGLRISLSFIKGLSLGLSIPFVNVPTFDVFARLVNKSVDTITLSFTAGKYFLGCYKNSKFCGKIFCFSESELFEYLDSLDLKFVIVGNGIEFIYEKLKNKFEIISDMDSFGSVLTKLGKFKYLENMKGDDILSGPFYVRLSDAEIKSYLLK, from the coding sequence GTGATGAATACCCTTGCAATTGAATATTCATATAAAACTTTGTTGATTCATTTTGAAATTAATGGTGAGGTCTTCGCTATAATTAAAGGTAAAGATAAAATTAATTATACTCTTAGTATTCCAAAATTATTTAATGATTTTGTATTAGAGTGTGGTATTGATCTAAATAAACTTGATTTACTTATTAATTCTTCTGGTCCTGGTTCTTTTACAGGCTTGAGAATTAGTTTAAGTTTTATTAAGGGGCTTTCTTTAGGTCTTTCAATTCCTTTTGTTAATGTACCTACTTTTGATGTTTTTGCGAGATTGGTTAATAAAAGCGTAGATACGATAACTTTAAGTTTTACAGCAGGTAAATATTTCCTTGGGTGTTATAAGAATTCTAAATTTTGCGGGAAAATTTTTTGTTTTTCTGAATCAGAGTTATTTGAATATTTAGATAGTCTTGACTTAAAATTTGTTATTGTGGGTAATGGTATTGAATTTATTTATGAAAAGCTTAAAAATAAGTTTGAGATTATCAGTGATATGGATTCTTTTGGTTCAGTTTTGACAAAGCTTGGCAAGTTTAAGTATTTAGAAAACATGAAAGGAGATGATATTTTGTCAGGACCTTTTTATGTAAGACTTAGTGATGCAGAAATTAAATCTTATTTACTAAAATAA
- the tsaE gene encoding tRNA (adenosine(37)-N6)-threonylcarbamoyltransferase complex ATPase subunit type 1 TsaE yields MTLSFETEKEMINFAKSFFSPLPIGKIFGLCGDMGTGKTTFLKGLALNLGISYFTSPTYNIVNVYEFVDFKFYHIDLYRLNILDEFQLIGGMELLLDMSAIIAIEWPEIIIDILPKNRLMFLTFKIKSTSRILEFSDEYPCN; encoded by the coding sequence TTGACATTATCTTTTGAAACAGAAAAGGAAATGATAAACTTTGCTAAATCTTTTTTTAGTCCCTTGCCTATTGGTAAGATATTTGGTCTTTGTGGTGATATGGGAACTGGGAAGACAACCTTTTTAAAAGGTTTGGCTTTAAATCTTGGCATTTCTTACTTTACAAGTCCAACTTATAATATTGTTAATGTTTATGAATTTGTAGATTTTAAGTTTTATCATATTGATTTGTATCGTTTAAATATTTTAGATGAGTTTCAACTTATTGGTGGAATGGAGCTTCTCTTAGATATGTCAGCTATAATAGCTATTGAGTGGCCAGAGATCATTATTGATATTTTGCCAAAGAATAGATTGATGTTTTTAACATTTAAAATAAAAAGTACTAGTAGGATTTTAGAATTTAGTGATGAATACCCTTGCAATTGA
- the rplT gene encoding 50S ribosomal protein L20 encodes MARVKNGIVHVARRKKILKKTKGFWGTKKSNYKKAKDTLRKGMMYATRDRKNRKRDFRSLWIVRISAALTGMEINYSKFFESLKKSNIKLNRKILSNLAIEDIETFKKIVYEIKN; translated from the coding sequence ATGGCTAGAGTTAAGAACGGGATAGTTCACGTTGCAAGACGAAAGAAGATCTTAAAGAAAACCAAGGGTTTTTGGGGTACTAAGAAAAGTAATTATAAGAAAGCTAAAGATACTCTTCGTAAAGGCATGATGTATGCTACAAGAGATAGAAAGAATCGTAAGAGAGATTTTAGAAGTTTATGGATTGTAAGAATTTCTGCTGCTTTAACGGGTATGGAAATTAACTATTCAAAGTTTTTTGAAAGTTTGAAAAAGTCTAATATTAAGCTTAATAGAAAAATTTTATCTAATTTAGCAATTGAGGATATTGAAACTTTTAAAAAAATTGTTTATGAAATAAAAAATTAA
- the rpmI gene encoding 50S ribosomal protein L35 codes for MSKMKTCKSAKKRYAFTSKGKIKYKKQNLRHILTKKSSKRRRKLGKSGLVSSFEIKRIKTLLPYA; via the coding sequence ATGTCAAAAATGAAAACATGTAAAAGTGCAAAAAAAAGATATGCTTTTACTTCAAAAGGTAAAATTAAATATAAGAAGCAAAATTTAAGACATATTTTAACAAAAAAATCTTCAAAGAGAAGAAGGAAGTTGGGTAAGTCAGGTTTGGTTTCAAGTTTTGAGATTAAGAGAATCAAAACCTTATTGCCTTATGCTTAA
- the infC gene encoding translation initiation factor IF-3: MINRSSGKDRDRSRSGDKELRINHKIKAREVRVVFDNGTQSVLPIEDAIKCARDAELDLVEISPNSVPPVCKIIDYGKYKFHQEKRQKEQKRNQKIIKLKEVRMQPKIDTHDLDFKYRNILGFLKEGNKVKVTIRFRGRELAHTHLGYGILESILERVGESNYVLESPAKMEGKTMFLIIAPKSKK, from the coding sequence ATGATAAATAGAAGTTCCGGTAAGGATAGGGATAGGTCAAGATCCGGTGATAAAGAATTGAGAATTAATCATAAGATTAAGGCCCGTGAGGTTAGGGTTGTTTTTGATAATGGAACTCAATCTGTTTTGCCAATTGAAGATGCTATTAAATGTGCTAGGGATGCTGAGCTTGATTTGGTTGAGATTTCTCCAAATTCAGTGCCTCCTGTTTGCAAGATAATTGATTATGGGAAATATAAATTTCATCAGGAAAAGCGTCAAAAAGAGCAAAAAAGAAATCAAAAAATAATTAAGCTTAAAGAAGTTAGGATGCAGCCAAAGATAGATACTCATGATCTTGATTTTAAGTATAGAAATATTTTAGGATTTCTCAAAGAGGGTAATAAAGTAAAAGTTACTATAAGATTTAGAGGACGTGAACTCGCTCATACTCATTTGGGTTATGGAATTTTAGAGAGTATTCTTGAGAGGGTAGGTGAGTCTAATTATGTTTTGGAGTCCCCAGCTAAGATGGAGGGCAAAACAATGTTTTTAATTATTGCACCTAAGTCTAAGAAATAG
- a CDS encoding TatD family hydrolase, giving the protein MNLNFERSIFLEKLIDTHVHFNELKKNSIDIHYLINECLKNGFSYFLDIGLHPSDFYERKQLLNTYPNISLTVGIHPLNKALRDDFELIESILKKENVVAVGEIGLDYFKGDNKSEQIEALNIQLDLASKYKKPVILHVRDAYDDIYNIIKSSNFINRGILHCYSGNYEYAKKFIDFGFKISFAGNLTFKNSEPLRGVLKKLNIEDILIETDSPFLAPVPLRGKINAPCFLGYTCLEIAKIKNCDVDSVIVALYDNFKDLFNDLI; this is encoded by the coding sequence ATGAATCTTAATTTTGAAAGATCTATTTTTTTAGAAAAGTTGATAGATACCCACGTTCATTTTAATGAACTTAAGAAAAATTCTATTGATATTCATTATCTTATTAATGAATGTTTGAAGAATGGATTTTCTTATTTTCTTGATATTGGATTGCATCCTAGTGATTTTTATGAGAGAAAGCAACTTTTAAATACTTATCCTAATATTTCACTAACAGTTGGCATACATCCTTTAAATAAGGCTTTAAGAGATGATTTTGAATTAATTGAGAGTATTTTAAAAAAGGAAAACGTTGTTGCTGTTGGTGAAATTGGACTTGATTACTTTAAGGGAGATAATAAAAGTGAGCAGATTGAAGCTTTAAATATTCAGTTAGATTTGGCTAGTAAATATAAAAAGCCCGTCATCTTGCATGTAAGAGATGCTTATGATGATATTTACAATATTATTAAATCTTCCAATTTTATAAATAGGGGCATATTGCATTGTTATTCAGGTAATTATGAGTATGCTAAAAAATTTATTGATTTTGGATTTAAGATATCTTTTGCAGGTAATTTAACTTTTAAAAATTCAGAGCCTTTAAGAGGAGTGTTAAAGAAATTAAATATTGAAGATATTTTAATTGAAACAGACAGTCCATTTTTAGCCCCAGTTCCTTTAAGGGGCAAGATTAATGCGCCATGTTTTTTAGGATATACGTGTCTTGAGATTGCAAAAATTAAAAATTGTGATGTGGATAGCGTTATAGTTGCGTTGTATGATAATTTTAAGGATTTATTTAATGATTTGATTTAA
- a CDS encoding tetratricopeptide repeat protein: MLDKKLLGEFGDISQISDNELLDVTEKSKRGYQLIKEERLPEAEALFNDILQKDYNNNYALVGLGDIERKKRNFDKAIIYYQKCLAKHSNNNYALFGLGDCYRSLGDYKKATDVWEEYLKYDPENITVLTRVASSYRKLKNFQKSRQSYLRVLELVPDNDYALVGIGHLYYDFKEYKEALKYWLRMYEINQVKIDVRVLTSIGNCYRKLKEFSKGIYFFKIALEISPNNFYAIFGLADCYRGSKEYHEALKYWLTIIDKDPKNNLVLTRVGDTYRYLKDYENSQIYYKKALDVDFDMFAILGLALLQKEQGQYEEALSAIKNLIKTNPKNSILYVNAAECYEALGQIESAVDILSSFLQLGMKNVTIIDYINNLKKKMDA; encoded by the coding sequence ATGTTAGACAAGAAACTTTTAGGTGAGTTTGGGGATATCTCGCAAATTTCTGATAATGAGCTTCTTGATGTTACTGAAAAATCCAAAAGGGGATATCAGTTGATAAAGGAAGAGAGACTTCCTGAAGCAGAGGCATTGTTTAATGATATCTTACAAAAGGATTATAATAATAATTATGCTCTTGTTGGACTTGGAGACATTGAAAGGAAGAAGCGAAATTTTGATAAAGCTATAATTTATTATCAAAAATGCCTTGCTAAACATTCAAATAATAATTATGCACTTTTTGGATTGGGAGATTGTTATAGGAGTTTAGGTGATTATAAGAAGGCTACAGATGTATGGGAAGAATATTTGAAATATGATCCTGAAAATATTACGGTTCTTACAAGAGTTGCTTCTTCTTATAGGAAATTAAAAAATTTTCAAAAATCTAGGCAATCGTACTTAAGAGTATTAGAACTTGTACCTGATAATGATTATGCTCTTGTTGGTATTGGACATTTATATTATGACTTTAAGGAATATAAAGAAGCGTTGAAATATTGGCTTAGGATGTATGAAATAAATCAGGTTAAGATTGATGTTCGTGTTTTAACTTCAATTGGAAATTGTTATAGGAAATTAAAGGAATTTAGTAAGGGAATTTATTTTTTTAAAATAGCTTTGGAAATTTCTCCGAATAATTTTTATGCTATTTTTGGGCTTGCTGATTGCTATAGAGGAAGTAAAGAGTATCATGAAGCCTTAAAATATTGGCTTACAATAATAGATAAGGATCCAAAGAATAATTTGGTTTTAACAAGAGTAGGTGATACTTACCGGTACTTGAAAGATTATGAAAATTCACAGATTTATTATAAAAAAGCCCTTGATGTTGATTTTGACATGTTTGCTATACTTGGTCTTGCACTACTTCAAAAGGAGCAGGGGCAGTATGAAGAAGCATTGTCAGCTATTAAAAATCTGATAAAAACCAATCCTAAGAACTCAATATTGTATGTAAATGCTGCTGAATGTTATGAGGCATTAGGGCAAATTGAAAGTGCTGTAGATATTTTGTCAAGTTTCTTGCAACTTGGAATGAAGAATGTTACCATTATTGACTATATTAATAACCTTAAAAAAAAGATGGATGCATGA
- the prfA gene encoding peptide chain release factor 1, translating to MFLERLSPIESKIKILEEKLQDTNLIKNQKEYAKVIKEYNYLEKIKEKKDEYENIISQIDENQKILSEEENLEMKELIKQELAHLNLKKDEVEHTIKILLLHQDENDSKNIIIEIRAGTGGEEAALFAHNLYEMYTKYSEKKKWKTELINFNETELGGFKEVSFEIKGKEVFKKLKHESGVHRVQRVPITESNGRLQTSAATVAVLPEVEETDIEINEKDLRIDVYRSSGAGGQHVNTTDSAVRITHLPTGIVVQCQNERSQHKNKDQAMKILRARLYKFEDLKKQEQRSNDRKQQVGSGDRSERIRTYNFPQNRVTEHRANISLYKLEEIMQGELDLLLDTLALKLQEQALKDNPI from the coding sequence ATGTTTTTAGAAAGATTAAGTCCCATCGAAAGCAAAATAAAAATACTTGAAGAAAAATTACAAGACACAAATTTAATTAAAAACCAAAAAGAATATGCAAAAGTAATAAAAGAATATAACTATTTAGAAAAAATCAAAGAAAAAAAAGATGAATATGAAAACATAATAAGCCAAATCGATGAGAATCAAAAAATTTTGTCCGAAGAAGAAAATTTAGAAATGAAAGAATTAATAAAACAAGAATTAGCTCATTTAAATCTCAAAAAAGATGAAGTTGAACACACAATCAAAATATTACTCTTGCACCAAGATGAAAATGACAGTAAAAATATAATTATTGAAATTAGAGCTGGAACAGGAGGAGAAGAAGCTGCACTTTTTGCACATAATCTTTACGAAATGTACACAAAATATTCTGAGAAAAAAAAATGGAAAACAGAGCTTATCAACTTTAACGAAACTGAACTTGGTGGATTTAAAGAAGTAAGTTTTGAAATAAAAGGTAAAGAGGTATTTAAAAAATTAAAACATGAAAGCGGGGTACATAGGGTTCAAAGAGTTCCTATAACAGAATCCAATGGAAGACTTCAAACCTCAGCAGCAACCGTTGCTGTATTGCCTGAAGTTGAAGAAACCGACATTGAAATTAATGAAAAAGATTTAAGAATAGATGTTTACAGATCTTCTGGTGCTGGGGGCCAACATGTAAACACAACAGACTCTGCCGTTAGAATTACACATCTGCCGACAGGAATTGTGGTACAATGTCAAAATGAAAGAAGTCAGCACAAAAACAAAGATCAGGCTATGAAAATATTAAGAGCAAGGCTTTATAAATTTGAAGACCTCAAAAAACAAGAACAACGCTCAAACGACAGAAAGCAACAAGTAGGTTCAGGTGATAGGTCTGAAAGAATTAGAACATACAATTTTCCACAAAATAGAGTAACAGAACATAGAGCAAATATCAGTCTTTATAAACTAGAAGAAATTATGCAAGGAGAACTTGACCTTCTTCTCGACACACTAGCCCTAAAATTACAAGAACAAGCACTAAAAGATAACCCAATATAA
- the prmC gene encoding peptide chain release factor N(5)-glutamine methyltransferase, whose amino-acid sequence MTINEAIKNSKQHNLNTLEILLLLEKILKSRKELILANINKNLTKQEEHKLLCQINRIRSGIPINYILKTKEFMGIEFYINKHVLIPREDTECLVEEALIQIKKHNLNKILDLCCGSGCIGLTIAHYLKCKVTLSDISNKALKVSLKNTQKLKLENYIEIQHSDLLKYINKEFELIITNPPYLNKDELKIKEKLIKEPRVALLGFGKDGLEIPKKIIRQAKYKLAKNGLLIIEMAPWQTKSLKNFAIQEGFDYLKTIYDIESRERALVLRIKNDTSL is encoded by the coding sequence ATGACAATAAATGAAGCAATAAAAAATTCAAAACAACATAATTTAAATACTCTTGAGATTTTATTACTACTTGAAAAAATCTTAAAGAGTCGAAAAGAATTAATTCTTGCAAATATAAATAAAAATTTAACAAAACAAGAAGAACATAAATTATTGTGTCAAATAAACAGAATAAGATCAGGCATACCCATAAACTATATACTTAAAACAAAAGAATTTATGGGTATTGAGTTCTATATAAACAAACATGTACTAATTCCTAGAGAAGATACAGAATGTTTAGTAGAAGAAGCTTTAATTCAAATTAAAAAGCACAATTTAAATAAAATTTTAGATTTATGTTGCGGAAGTGGATGCATTGGCTTAACAATTGCACATTATCTTAAGTGCAAAGTAACACTATCGGATATTTCAAATAAAGCCTTAAAAGTATCATTAAAAAATACACAAAAACTAAAATTAGAAAATTATATAGAAATACAACATTCAGATCTGTTAAAATACATAAATAAAGAGTTTGAGCTAATCATAACAAATCCTCCTTATTTAAATAAAGATGAACTAAAAATAAAGGAAAAATTAATAAAAGAACCAAGAGTGGCTCTTTTAGGGTTTGGAAAAGACGGGCTTGAAATTCCAAAAAAAATAATAAGACAGGCAAAATACAAGCTTGCCAAAAATGGACTCTTAATAATAGAAATGGCTCCTTGGCAAACAAAATCTTTAAAAAATTTTGCAATCCAGGAAGGGTTTGACTATTTAAAAACTATATATGACATTGAAAGCAGAGAAAGAGCATTGGTCTTAAGGATAAAGAATGATACAAGTCTATGA